The Maylandia zebra isolate NMK-2024a linkage group LG4, Mzebra_GT3a, whole genome shotgun sequence genome includes a window with the following:
- the LOC112431513 gene encoding deoxyribonuclease-1: MHLVGTLGLFLTLLHLSNSLLLGAFNIKSFGDTKASNTTLMNIITKIVQRYDVILIQEVRDSDLSATQKLMEYVNKDSPQYKYIVSEPLGASTYKERYLFLYREALVSVAKSYTYDDGPEETGQDAFSREPFVVMFSSKHTAVRDFTLIPQHTSPESAVRELNALYDVVADVRARWNNDDIVLLGDFNAGCSYVSGSDWQQIRIFTDKTFHWLITDAADTTVSQTVCPYDRIVVTADMMRGVVKDSAKVYNYMTDLNLKQDLALAVSDHFPVEVKLSG, encoded by the exons ATGCATTTGGTGGGCACTTTGGGGCTTTTTCTGACCTTGCTGCATCTCTCTAACTCGCTGCTGCTGGGAGCCTTTAACATCAAATCCTTCGGAGACACCAAAGCCTCCAACACCACTCTGATGAACATCATTACCAAG atTGTCCAACGCTATGACGTCATTCTGATCCAAGAGGTCAGAGACAGTGATCTCTCAGCAACCCAAAAACTCATGGAGTACGTCAACAA AGATTCTCCTCAGTACAAATACATCGTCAGCGAGCCTCTCGGTGCGAGCACCTATAAAGAGCGATATCTCTTCCTTTACAG GGAGGCGCTGGTATCGGTGGCAAAAAGCTACACCTATGACGACGGCCcggaggaaactggacaagacGCCTTTAGCAGGGAGCCGTTTGTCGTAATGTTCTCCTCCAAACACACTG CTGTGAGAGACTTTACTCTGATCCCTCAGCACACCTCCCCAGAATCAGCTGTTCGGGAGCTAAATGCTCTCTATGACGTGGTGGCAGATGTCCGCGCTCGCTGGAACAATGAT GACATCGTGCTGCTGGGTGACTTCAACGCAGGCTGTAGTTATGTGTCCGGGTCTGACTGGCAGCAGATCCGCATCTTCACTGACAAGACTTTCCATTGGCTGATCACTGATGCGGCCGACACTACCGTGTCGCAAACTGTCTGCCCTTACGACAG gATTGTGGTCACTGCGGACATGATGAGAGGAGTGGTGAAAGATAGTGCGAAGGTGTATAACTACATGACGGACCTGAATCTCAAACAAGATCTG GCGTTGGCTGTCAGCGACCACTTCCCCGTGGAGGTGAAGCTGAGCGGTTAG